The genomic DNA TCATAGAATCTTTTTACCCATATTGGTTGGCAAATCCGGTGTTAGTGAAAAAGCCCAACGGtaagtggagaatgtgtgtggatttcactgATCTGAACAAATCATGTCCAAAGGATAGCTTCCCTTTTCCAAGAATTGACCAGTTGGTCGATGCCACGGCAGGGCATGCCctgctgagttttatggatgtATACTCTGGGTACAACCAAATCCCCATGTACGAGTCTGACCACGAGCATACCTCTTTTATTACTCATAGAGGGCTCTATTGCTACATTGGGATGCCGTTTGGACTGATCAATGCTGGGGCCACTTATCAAAGATTAGTGAACAAAATGTTTAAGAGGCAGATCGGGAAGACGATGGAGGTGTACGTGGTTGATATGCTTGTAAGATCTAAGAGGGCGGAAGATCACATAGCAGACTTGGCTGAGATGTTCCATATATTGAGAAAGTATAGAATGAAGTTGAATCCTCAGAAGTGTGTATTTGGCGTGGAATCAGGAAAATTCTTGAGATTCATGGTTAACCACCGAGGGATTGAGGCGAAGCCGGCAAAAATCAAAGCTCTATTGGACATGAAATCTCCCACCAGCATTAAGCAAGTGCAAAGCTTGATGGGAAGGATTGCAGCTTTGAATCGATTTATCTCAAAGTCGTCGGATAAATGCAAGGAATTCTTTAAGGCAATCAAAGGGGATTTCGTGTGGACCTTAGATTGTGAAGAGGCTTTTCTAAAAATCAAAGAGCAGTTGGGAAATCATCTTATGTTGGCCAAGCCAATTGAGGGGGAAACGTTGATTCTTTACTTGGCAGTTTCAGAATACTCCGTCAGCGCGATGTTAGTAAAGGAGGAAGCGAGCCACCAATCGTCCGTGTACTATGTGAGCAAAAGGTTGCTAGATGCAGAGACTAGATATACCAGCATGGAGAAATTGGTGTACGCCCTTGTCCTTGCGGCCCGAAATTTAAGACCGTATTTCCAAGCTCACCGAATAGAGGTCCGTACCGCTTATCCTCTCCGGCACATCTTACATAAACCGGAATCATCGGGAAGAATATTAAAGTGGCCGATAGAGTTGGGACAATTCAATTTGGAATATTTCCCTCGGACAACAATCAAGGGACAAGCGTTGGCTGATTTCATACTTGAGTTTGACGCTAAAGTGGACAATAAGGCTATAGTATTGGCAGAACCTTCCTCACAAGGAAATCCTCCTGTTAACGTGAGAGAAGAGTTCCCACACCCTTGGTGGATCTTACATGTTAATGGGGCTGTGAATAATAATAGAGTGGGTGTCGGGATTGTCTTAATCACCCCGGAAAGGCATCATTTGATGAGTGCCATCCATTTCAAATTTTATGTCACTAACAACGATGCTGAGTATGAAGCATTGGTCAATGGTTTGAAAATAGCTCTGGAAGTGGGGGTTGTGAACGTGATTTCTCGGAGTGACTCTGAGTTAGTTGTAAACCAAGTCAATGGAGGTTTCCAAGCCCGAGGACCTCAGACAGAGTTATATATGAGATGTGTGCAACGTCTACTGGAAAAGTTTGGAAGTGCCAGGATAGAAGGTATGCCAAGGAAAGAAAATAGTAATGCTAATGCCTTGGCAAAAATGGGGTCGTAAATGGACAACGTCCAATTTCAATTTGGGCAAATTCATTTGGGAATTCAAGAAATCCCAAGTATTCCAGAAGTAGGGGTGTTCCAGACACAGGAGATCCTACAAGAAAATTGGATGACCCTCATTCATAACTATATTCGAAGGGGAGCTTTTCCAGAAGACAAGTTACAAGATCGACGCCTTCACCACCAAGATGCGAAGTACGTTGAATATGATGGGGTATTGTATAAGAGAGGGTTTAACCAACCACTGTTACGCTGTGTGGATCTGGAAGAAGGGAATTATATTCTTAGGGAGGTGCACGAAGAAATTTGCagcaatcactcggggggtggtTCGTTGGCATTGAAAGTCCTCAGACAATGATATAATTGGACAACCATGAAAGAAGATGCCTTCAAGTTTATTCGGGCTTGTGATCGCTGCCAGCGATTCGCTAATTATTCCAATGCCCCGACAATGTCTATTACTTCATTGGCGAGTCCTTGGTCTTTTGTCATGTGGTGAGTTGATCTCATTGGAGAATTGCCCAAAGCCAAGGGGGTGTGAAATATGCGTTGGTAGCTGTTGATTATTTTACAAAATGGGTGAAAGCTATGCCATTGGCCACGATCACGGCAAAGAAAATCAAAGACTTTGTTTTTAACTCCATAGTGTGCAGGTTCGGTATTCCGTATAAACTCATCTCGGATAATGGAAAGCAGTTTGACAGTAAAGAAGTAAGGAAGCTTTGTGAAAACTTGGACATCAAGAAAGATTTTGCCGCGGTCTATAACCTGCAAAGCAATGGTCAGACAGAAGCCATAAACAAGATTATCAAACACACTTTAAAGGCTAAGCTAGAAGAAAAGAAGGGAGATTGGCCAGAGGAGATGCCCATGGTCCTTTGGTCTTACAACACAACTCCTAGATCAACCATATGAGAGTCCCCATTTTTGCTGACTTATGGGTATGAGGCTATGGTTCACGTGGAAGTAGGAGCCAGATCCTTGTGAAGGGACTTGTTTGTTAAGGAAGATGCAGAAGTTAACCAAAGGCTCCACTTGGATTTGATGGACGAAGCCAGAATAAATTCTCAGTTGAAACTTGCGGCATACCAGCAGAGAATTGCAAGGCATTTTAATAAGAAGGTGAAGTCCGTGCTATACAAGGTGGGAGATCTTGTGTTGCAAAAAGTCATGCCGAACACAAAAATAGCTCAGCATGGAGTACTTGGAGCTAACTGGGAgggaccatacaaggtcaaggCTATACTTTGGAAGGGAGCCTATCGCTTGGAAGATTTGGATGGCAAGCTTATTCCCTGGGCTTGGAATGCGGAGCATCTACGg from Apium graveolens cultivar Ventura chromosome 5, ASM990537v1, whole genome shotgun sequence includes the following:
- the LOC141660908 gene encoding uncharacterized protein LOC141660908, producing MKEDAFKFIRACDRCQRFANYSNAPTMSITSLASPWSFVMWFGIPYKLISDNGKQFDSKEVRKLCENLDIKKDFAAVYNLQSNGQTEAINKIIKHTLKAKLEEKKGDWPEEMPMEDAEVNQRLHLDLMDEARINSQLKLAAYQQRIARHFNKKVKSVLYKVGDLVLQKVMPNTKIAQHGVLGANWEGPYKVKAILWKGAYRLEDLDGKLIPWAWNAEHLRKYYQ